In Flavobacterium hankyongi, the genomic window TAAGAACCCGTACCGTAAACCGACACAGGTAGTTGAGGAGAGAATCCTAAGGTGCTCGAGAGATTCATGGCTAAGGAATTAGGCAAAATAGACCTGTAACTTCGGGAGAAAGGTCGCCAGCGCAAGCTGGCCGCAGTGAAAAGGTCCAGGCGACTGTTTATCAAAAACACAGGGCTCTGCAAAATCGTAAGATGAAGTATAGGGCCTGACACCTGCCCGGTGCTGGAAGGTTAAGAGGAGATGTTATCTTCGGAGAAGCATTGAATTGAAGCCCCAGTAAACGGCGGCCGTAACTATAACGGTCCTAAGGTAGCGAAATTCCTTGTCGGGTAAGTTCCGACCTGCACGAATGGTGTAACGATCTGGACACTGTCTCAGCCATGAGCTCGGTGAAATTGTAGTAACGGTGAAGATGCCGTTTACCCGCAGTGGGACGAAAAGACCCTGTGCACCTTTACTATAGCTTAGTATTGGTCTTGGATAAGTGATGTGTAGGATAGGTGGGAGACTGTGAAATGGCGTCGCCAGGCGTTGTGGAGTCATTGTTGAAATACCACCCTTTGCTTATCTGAGGTCTAACCCCATATTGTGGGGGACATTGCTTGGTGGGTAGTTTGACTGGGGTGGTCGCCTCCAAAAGAGTAACGGAGGCTTCTAAAGGTTCCCTCAGCACGCTTGGTAACCGTGCGTAGAGTGCAATGGCATAAGGGAGCTTGACTGAGAGACATACAGGTCGATCAGGTACGAAAGTAGAGCATAGTGATCCGGTGGTTCCGCATGGAAGGGCCATCGCTCAAAGGATAAAAGGTACGCCGGGGATAACAGGCTGATCTCCCCCAAGAGCTCATATCGACGGGGGGGTTTGGCACCTCGATGTCGGCTCGTCACATCCTGGGGCTGGAGAAGGTCCCAAGGGTTGGGCTGTTCGCCCATTAAAGTGGCACGCGAGCTGGGTTCAGAACGTCGTGAGACAGTTCGGTCTCTATCTACTGTGGGCGTTAGAAATTTGAGTGGATCTGATTCTAGTACGAGAGGACCGAATTGGACTGACCTCTAGTGTATCTGTTGTCTCGCCAGGGGCATCGCAGAGTAGCTACGTCGGGAAGGGATAAGCGCTGAAAGCATATAAGCGCGAAACCCACCACAAGATGAGATTTCTTTTAAGGGTCGTGGAAGATGACCACGTTGATAGGCTATAGATGTAAAGGCAGTAATGTCATAGTCGAGTAGTACTAATAACCCGTAAGCTTATGTACGTGCATGCGCCCCGCAAGGGGCGCGGCAAACTTTCTCCCTTCGAGTATACCTCAGGGATCAATGATTTTTATCTCAGTATGTTAAGATATTGTGTAATGTTGGTCTGGTTTTAACCAAATCACCCTTGCAAAACGACCTTAAGGTGGTTATTGCGGCGGGGCTCACCTCTTCCCATCTCGAACAGAGAAGTTAAGCCCGCCTGCGCAGATGGTACTGCAATCCTGTGGGAGAGTATGTCGCTGCCTTTCTTTAGAAAACCCTTCATCATTCGATGAGGGGTTTTTTGTTTTATATAGTTTTATGAAATAAAAAAATGAAAAATTGCCCCGTTATTTTATTGAAAATATAGCGTGAGGGATGGAAACGATATCCTTTTGCAAGTTAAATGCAAAAGATATAGTGGACAGCCCGACACCCTTTAGGGGCACGCCATAAAAAAAAACTGCTTTGTGTTGATTTTTAATATGTTATATTTTGTGCTTCAGTCTAATTTTTAAGCGTCTTGAAGTAGTCACAATGAATATTAATCGGACATTGATCACATTTAGGATTGGTAGGTCGGCAGATTTCGCGCCCTAAAAATGAAATAGCCATGCCAATTTCTCCCCAAATTTCTTTTGGTAAAACTTGCATTAGCTGTTTTTCAACTTTGTTCCCGTCTTTGGTTTCGGGGATTAAGCCAATTCTAGGAGCCACTCTTATAACATGTAAATCACAAATTATGCCTTCTGAAGGGGAATTCATTCTTATGAATAATTTGTGTTATAATAATTTGATAATCAATTGATTGGATTTAGTTAATTAATTTTTTAAAAGGTCTCTTATGTGAGATACTAACAAAAAAGCTGCCTTAAGGCAGCTTTTAAAATCTAACGTATTTAATCAATTTATAAAATTATAAATTGTTTGGTTTTTACAGATGAGTCATCTGAAATTTGTATTATATAATTTCCTGGTGTCAAGTTATTTATGTTTGCTGAATTCTCACTTACTGTGCCATTAGCAACAACTTGTCCTATTAGATTAAAAATTTTGTAAGTTGCATCATTTCCAATTCCTTTAAAATATACTATGCCATCTCTAACTGGATTAGGATATAGTTTGAATGGTTCTTTAAGTATTTCTTCTTTATAAGTTATTTCTAAATTTTCATCTTTAGTATTAGTTGCTGTTTGAGATTCTGTTTGATCTTTAACAATAGTTCCTGTAACAATGTTAACTGTATAATCTTCTACTTCACCATTTGTAAATACTTCACATGCAGTTGGTATTGCATTATATTTCATTGAAACTCTCATTCTAGTGTTTCCAGTCAATGCAGTAGAAGGAATTACAAAGCTACCACTTACTGATGTAGATTTACTTTTAGATTTGCTGTAAACAAGTTCGTTTGATTCAAAATTTCCATTTTTGTTATAATCTATCCAAACTGCATATGCTTCATTAACTGACATTCCATTCCAAGCTGGAGTTATTGTAATTGTTGCAGATGAACCAGTAGCAAGAGTTGTAATTAGACTAGTATAGTTACCATAACCATTGTTATTTCCTGAAACATTGTTAATAGTTCCAAGTTGGACTTTATTGATGTATTCTCTACCAGTACTTCCGTTCGAATTACAATACGTTAAAGCTGGACTTAAAGTTGTAACAGATACAGTATTACTTGTAGATGATACATTCCCAGCCGCATCTTTAGCAGTAACATAGAAATTATAAGTTGACGAAGCAGATAAACCAGTTACTACTAAAGATGTAGCAGTAGTTGTAGTTTTTAATACTCCATTTTGATACACATTATATCCAGTAACTCCATTGTTATCCGTAGCTGCAGTCCATGATAAGTTAGTTGATGAAGTTGTAGTTCCAGAAGCTGAAATTGTCGAAGCAGTTGGAGCAGTTGTATCGGCTAATGCTTGTGTTGTAACACTTGTAGTATTACTTGCAGATGATACATTTCCAGCAGCATCTTTAGATGTAACATAGAAATTATAAGTTGACGAAGCAGATAAACCAGTTACCGCTAAAGATGTAGCAGTAGTTGTAGTTTTTAATACTCCGTTTTGATATACATTATATCCAGTAACTCCTATGTTATCTGTAGCTGCAGTCCATGACAAGTTAGTTGATGAAGTTGTAGTTCCAGAAGCTGAAATTGTTGAAGTTGTTGGAGCACTTGTATCTACTAAAGACTGAGTTGTAACAGACACAATATTACTTGTAGCAGATACATTTCCAGTAGCATCTTTAGCAGTTACATAGAAATTATAAGTTGAAGAAGCAGATAAATCAGTTACCGCTAAAGATGTAGCAGTAGTTGTAGTTTTTAATACTCCATTTTGATATACATTATATCCAGTAACTCCTATGTTATCTGTAGCTGCAGTCCATGATAAGTTAGTTGATGAAGTTGTAGTTCCAGAAGCTGAAATTGTTGAAGTTGTTGGAGCAGTAGTATCTGCAGAAACAGAGCCTGTAATTGTGAAATTAGCATTATTTACATCAAAGAAAATATTGTTAGTTCCTTTAATCATAATTCTATTTGTTGTTCCAGGATTGTTAGGAATCATTACATTTTGTGATCCGTCATTTGGAGTTCCAGCTAATAAAACAATAGGGAAAGTTTGTCCACCATCAGTAGATAATAAAATGTCCACATTAGCACAATTTACGCCATTAGCATTTGTTCCAGCTACTGTCCAATTAATTGTTTGTGAAGTACCTGCTGCATATGATACTGAAGTGTTTTGAGTATCTACAGTAAAAGGTCCAGCAATACCATCAACAGTTACAATCATATCATCCATATTATTAGCACCACCGCCTATTTTGTTATCACGAACGGTTAAACGGAAATTCAAAGTTCTAGCTACTCCTGGTAAAACTTCTGAAGGGATATATAATCCAGAAGTACTAGTTGAACCAGCTAATATTGTGTTCATATTAGGAAAATATCTTGTAGAAGAAGTTGAAGGCGCGTATGATCTAAATAAAGGGCCATAAGTGCTTGTAGCTGAAGGAATTGTTACATTTGCATCTCCTAAATTCATCTGTTCCCAAGTGTAAGTTAGCAAATCGCTAGTGTTAGCATCAGATGCTGAACCTGTTAACATAAAAGGAGTTCCTTTAGGGATCGTGAAATCCAATCCTGCATTTACTACTGGTGCAGCATTACCTGTTGAAATAATAACTGGACATGTTTTAGTCTTAATATAATCAGTTACTTGTTGGATACTAATTGCATGAAAATAAGAATCTTTATAACTTTGATAATCTTTTATAGAAGTACCTCCATAACTCATAATAGTAGAACCACTTCCAGCTTCTAATTGATCATTATTTCCAGTTTCTGTTTTGTGAGTAAATGTATGTCTTGCTCCTAATTGGTGACCCATTTCATGAGCTACAAAATCCAAATCAAAAGCATCACCTTGATAGTTTCCAGAATAAGCACAAGTATAACCTCTACCTTTGTATAAGTCTGAACAAACTGAACCAATACCACCAGAGTCTCCACTGCTTACAGTTCCTGCCCCTAATAAATGGCCTATGTCAAAGTTAGACAAACCAATAACTGAAGTTAAATTGTTATGATTCTCAACTCCCCAGTTATATTTAGTAGCATAATCAGAATATGGGTCAGTAGAAGGACTTGTATAAATAATTTGATCATTGTTTGCAACCAATATTAATTTGATTCCAAAATCACGTTCAAAAATACTGTTGATTCTTGTAACTGTATTATTCATTGCAGCAAGAGTAGTAGCTTTTGATCCTGAAAAATAAGCAGCATATTCTCCTGTACAAGCTAATGCTAAACGTAAAGTTCTTAATTTGCTATCATCAGCCCCACGAGCAAATGTAGTTGTTGATTGACTAGTAGTTTGTGATGCAACATCAATGATGCTACATTCAAAATTGTCTAATGATTTTTCTTTTTCTGATTTTTTATAAACGGTATAAGTTGTATTGTCAGCATTAATTGGCTCAATAAAAACTGTTTCTTTATTAGGATAGGTAGTTATTGATTTGAAACCTAGCGGAGAATTACTAAAATAGGCACGAGCATTTGGATTATCAATACCCACAGCTACATAAGATTTAATTTCAGGATACTTAGCCGCTAATTCAGGAGCCATTACAGTGTTTTCATAAACTCTGAAATTTTCTAT contains:
- a CDS encoding reprolysin-like metallopeptidase — its product is MRKLICIALLFIGTFGIAQSKNDLWKKSNLKENTEKNSKLNLPQKNIFDLDLSSMKKMLAKSPKREATNITSNTIITLPNAEGQIENFRVYENTVMAPELAAKYPEIKSYVAVGIDNPNARAYFSNSPLGFKSITTYPNKETVFIEPINADNTTYTVYKKSEKEKSLDNFECSIIDVASQTTSQSTTTFARGADDSKLRTLRLALACTGEYAAYFSGSKATTLAAMNNTVTRINSIFERDFGIKLILVANNDQIIYTSPSTDPYSDYATKYNWGVENHNNLTSVIGLSNFDIGHLLGAGTVSSGDSGGIGSVCSDLYKGRGYTCAYSGNYQGDAFDLDFVAHEMGHQLGARHTFTHKTETGNNDQLEAGSGSTIMSYGGTSIKDYQSYKDSYFHAISIQQVTDYIKTKTCPVIISTGNAAPVVNAGLDFTIPKGTPFMLTGSASDANTSDLLTYTWEQMNLGDANVTIPSATSTYGPLFRSYAPSTSSTRYFPNMNTILAGSTSTSGLYIPSEVLPGVARTLNFRLTVRDNKIGGGANNMDDMIVTVDGIAGPFTVDTQNTSVSYAAGTSQTINWTVAGTNANGVNCANVDILLSTDGGQTFPIVLLAGTPNDGSQNVMIPNNPGTTNRIMIKGTNNIFFDVNNANFTITGSVSADTTAPTTSTISASGTTTSSTNLSWTAATDNIGVTGYNVYQNGVLKTTTTATSLAVTDLSASSTYNFYVTAKDATGNVSATSNIVSVTTQSLVDTSAPTTSTISASGTTTSSTNLSWTAATDNIGVTGYNVYQNGVLKTTTTATSLAVTGLSASSTYNFYVTSKDAAGNVSSASNTTSVTTQALADTTAPTASTISASGTTTSSTNLSWTAATDNNGVTGYNVYQNGVLKTTTTATSLVVTGLSASSTYNFYVTAKDAAGNVSSTSNTVSVTTLSPALTYCNSNGSTGREYINKVQLGTINNVSGNNNGYGNYTSLITTLATGSSATITITPAWNGMSVNEAYAVWIDYNKNGNFESNELVYSKSKSKSTSVSGSFVIPSTALTGNTRMRVSMKYNAIPTACEVFTNGEVEDYTVNIVTGTIVKDQTESQTATNTKDENLEITYKEEILKEPFKLYPNPVRDGIVYFKGIGNDATYKIFNLIGQVVANGTVSENSANINNLTPGNYIIQISDDSSVKTKQFIIL
- a CDS encoding endonuclease III domain-containing protein, whose protein sequence is MNSPSEGIICDLHVIRVAPRIGLIPETKDGNKVEKQLMQVLPKEIWGEIGMAISFLGREICRPTNPKCDQCPINIHCDYFKTLKN